A genomic region of Alnus glutinosa chromosome 11, dhAlnGlut1.1, whole genome shotgun sequence contains the following coding sequences:
- the LOC133882435 gene encoding bZIP transcription factor 44-like gives MASSSGTSSGTSLIQNSGSEEDLKGLMDQRKRKRMISNRESARRSRMRKQKHVDDLMAQVAQLRKDNHQIISNVHITSQHFLNIEAENSILRAQVGELSQRLQSLNEIITFLNNSNGVFGAGETSTFAEPIYTFMNPLNFSYSNQPIMAAADMFQC, from the coding sequence ATGGCTTCCTCTAGCGGGACATCTTCAGGGACGTCTTTGATCCAGAACTCTGGGTCTGAGGAGGATTTGAAAGGTTTGATGGAtcagaggaagaggaagagaatgatCTCCAATCGAGAATCGGCAAGACGATCTCGGATGAGGAAACAGAAACATGTGGACGATCTGATGGCCCAAGTGGCTCAGCTCAGGAAGGACAACCACCAAATCATCTCCAACGTCCACATAACCTCCCAACATTTCTTGAACATCGAGGCTGAAAACTCAATACTAAGAGCTCAAGTGGGCGAGCTTAGCCAAAGGCTGCAGTCTCTGAACGAGATAATCACCTTCTTGAACAACAGCAATGGCGTTTTTGGAGCTGGGGAAACAAGCACCTTCGCTGAGCCAATCTATACCTTTATGAACCCTTTGAATTTCTCATATTCAAACCAGCCTATCATGGCTGCCGCAGACATGTTTCAGTGCTAG